CGAAATCCATTGGCGGCTTAACCCGGATTCCGGAAGAGAAACCGATTTTGAATTACTGTGGAAACGCAGTCGATTCAGCACCTATACCCATACGCCTGTCCGTATGCTGGAAAGGGAGGATCTGTGGGCATATTTGGTGACGCACGGCGCAAGACACGGGTGGTTCAGAATGCGCTGGTTACTGGATATCGACCAGATGATTCGCAATATGCCACTGGATGTCAAAAAAGTGGAGCGACGCCTGAAAGCAGAAGGCAGATTATCTATCGGTTCACAAGCTCTTCATCTGGCTTCGGTATTAATGGACACCCCTTTGGATGCCAATTATCTTGCTTTGTTGTCTGCTCACGAACGTGCGGGAGAGAAATTAGCCAGACGCGGCGTAGTGTTCATGAATGAGATGATTGAGAGCCCGGCAGATGTAAAGAGTTATCGTTCCTATCTGTTCGCACTGCGAAGCACAAGGCAGAAGCTGTTTTTCTTTATCGAACGTTTGTATCCGAGTACCTGGGATGTAGACCAACTACCACTTCCGCGTTCACTGCATTTTTTGTATTTTCCGTTACGTCCGTTTCTCTGGTTCTGGCGGCGAATCAAAAGGAACACGATGACGGAGAGGGGATAACGTATGATTTCGGAATTACAATTCTTTATGCGGAAACTGCATCGTGTAACGGGCCCAGTGTTATATTGGAACCTGCTGGGCATGATCTGCATCAGTCTGATGGAAGGAATAGGCATTTATATGCTCGTTCCGATGTTAAGTCTTATTGGTATTTTTGAAATGGGTTCAACAGGTCTGCACTTACCCTGGATATCTGAATTTTTAAATCGTTTTCCGGAAAATGGCCGGTTGCTGCTTGTATTGTTGACCTTTGTTC
This window of the Paenibacillus marchantiae genome carries:
- a CDS encoding nucleotidyltransferase domain-containing protein — protein: MFTIHEWEQYTADFPQELKLILSMIKGDLTAITPEDAQIRMKDMDWQLFLQLAHHHRLYSVLYLNIKELDSALIPAFVVENLKQQYTVNTFRMLHLTAEMEQVCGAFRERGIRNITLKGPALAHDLYGDISLRTSKDLDILIPFDDVESAEEILESLGYESKEGKRTPTVASWKWREHHICYKHPVKRTQVEIHWRLNPDSGRETDFELLWKRSRFSTYTHTPVRMLEREDLWAYLVTHGARHGWFRMRWLLDIDQMIRNMPLDVKKVERRLKAEGRLSIGSQALHLASVLMDTPLDANYLALLSAHERAGEKLARRGVVFMNEMIESPADVKSYRSYLFALRSTRQKLFFFIERLYPSTWDVDQLPLPRSLHFLYFPLRPFLWFWRRIKRNTMTERG